Part of the Triticum urartu cultivar G1812 chromosome 2, Tu2.1, whole genome shotgun sequence genome, AATTGAACCATGTTCTCTTTTATGTGCAGTTGGACGAAGCCTGTTGTAGGTCATCTGGAGGTATTGGTGGTTGTTTGCTCGCACTTTCCATAGGAAGCTGGGAGCGTTTGCCGGTTGGACGTCCGAAGAAGGTGAAGTGCGATGATTGGGACGACAAAGGCGACCTACTATGGCTACCCACTTGGGCTTACAAGTGGGATGTGATAAATGAGATGACAGATGATCCCTCGGTCATGTACAAGTTGTACCAGAGTGAGCTTGACGCGATCACACCTGAGCAGGTGAATTGACATGGCATAAGTGATTATGATGCTTCTATTGCAACTCGATATCAATTTTGCATTCTATCCCATTTTGCAGGTGATATGGGAGCCGTATGGAACAGGAGATAGTTTTGGTGATCCTTTAGAGTTCAGGCTGAATCCGATGTGCACTAGGGATAGGGATCTCTGGCGTATGCGGTGCCCACTCATATGCAACTGGGCGGTTGAGCTTCACCTCCCACATTGAGTGCGCCGTCAGTTTGGTTTGTTCCAGGCACATCCGCCGGAGTGGGAGGACACGGACAAGTTGCTACACGCGTAAGATATAATTAACCTTGAGTACTTAGCAGCTTCTTGGCGGTTTCGATGCTACTAATATTATGTTTCTAACTTGCAGGTTGGATAGGAAAAGGCAGCGGAAGATTAAGGATTGGGCCAAGCATCATAGAAAGTATGTCGTACAGTTTGCGCTTAGTGTGGAGCAAGCTAGGGCTGGAAAAGGAGTCCAGCTTCGTGAGCACTGCCCTGTAGCGTTCAACAACTATCTCACATGGTTTCTTGCAAGTACCCGTGTGGAGGTATGCAAGCCGGCGTATGCTGAGGAGATTTTGGAAGAACCCACTGTTTTTGATGAGGTAGCCCAACACCAGTACAACGCATTAGTCAGGAAAGGCAACTCAGTGATCCCTTCAGCTCCAATGATGAACTTTGTGGTATTTGCCCTCTTTGCTTTTCATTCACACTATTCACATCTTCGCTTGCCTAACACGTTAATACCATTTCTGTTCATAGAGTGCCCAGATCAAGAAAGCAGCTGATGAGACCGAGACTATTCTTGAAACAACCCCGACTGGCAAAAGCGATGGAGAAGGTGCACTTCGAGCATTCATCAAGGTTCACATCTCCTTCAAAGTAGCACTTAACATGTGTTGCTACGTTCGATGTCTCATTCACTTGTACATGTTGCAGCGCCAGGGCCAAAAGTTAAGGCGGCTATCAAACCTTTTTGGTTGTCGTGACCCCGAGTATGTATCACCAGAACGGTCTAGGTCGGCGACACCATCAGATCCCGCTTCGGTCCAGAGCCATGGTGATCATTTGGAGGATGAGGATGTGGGTGTGGTCACTCAAGAGGTATGGCATGAGCATATATATCCAATTGATGCATTGCTAACTATATCCTCACACACGGTCTTTCCATATCTTTTGTTTGCATAGGTTGCTGATGATGATATGACCTTGGGGGCGTACCAGGTTAGGTCTGCATACGTACTAAAGCCTAGAAAGGGAATCAACAAGTACACACCTGAAGACTTCACCGAAAGAGGCAAAAGGACGGTCGGCACCTCGCGGATGGCGGCTTTGGATGACTATTTGGATGACGACGTCGATGACGTGGAGGAACCAGAGCCGGAGCGGGAGCGTGTTCCTCTTCCTAGGAAGGTCAAGAAGTTAGCCAGCAAGAGGGGGGGAGCAGCCAAAAAGCGCTCAAGGAACTAGCTCTTCTTAGGAACCAGCCATAGTCCTTTATTTGTATGTCTTAGGAACTAGCTCTATGTTGAACTTGGAGTTGATGTCTTAGCAATGTTGAACTTGGTCCTCTATGTTGCACTTGTTGTCTTCATAATGTTGAACTTGATCTTCATTAGCTTCACCATTAAAGCCCTCATCTTGATCATTCACATTGGCAGTCTCGACATGTTTGAACTGGTCTGGATCCTCGAGGGTGACCTCAACTCCCTGCTCAACCACATTGAACTCTGAACCATGACAATCACCCTCTGGGTGCACCAAgtccccctctcccttcctcatCTCTACCTGATAATGATTCTGTTTGCAAGCTACAGCCACTGCAGCGCCTAGCACCGAGGCGCCACACTCTACAGTGCAACGCCTAGCTGCTGGGCGCTGCACTATACAGTGTGACGCCTAGAGCCGAGGCGTTGCACACATGGACTGAGCTAACCAGAGAGCAAACACTCTGGTTGCAAGCTACAGCCAGTGCAGCGCCTAGCAACGAGGCGCCACACTGTACAGTGCAACGCACACATATTCCGATGAGGAGAGATAGTAGCTCACGACACATAGCAAGCAAAGAACTGTGACACATAGTACTTCACGACACATAGTACTTCACGACACATACTAATTCATAATACATAGTACTTCATAACACATAGTAGATCACAACCAAATCGAAGAGGAGAGATAGTAGTTCATGACACATAGTAGTTCACAACCAAATCGAAGAGGAGAGATAGTAGTTCATGACATAGCTCTATTGCGTAGAGCAAGGCCcctttcccttcttcttcttcttctcttcttcctcttcctcctcccttTTCCTTATGAGGTGGGCCTCCTTAACCACCCTCTCCATGAATATCTTTtcctccctctcttttttttCAGCTGCAATTGCCCAAAGCTTTATGGTTCCTTCTTCAAAATCCTTTAGACGCTTCTTCTGTGCCTCCTCACATTTCCTCACCAATGCTTGCTCCCTAGCGCGCATCGCATTTGACGCTCTCTCTTCTTCCTTCCTCTTCTCCTCAAGCTcctcttcctttttcttctttaGCTTGGCTGCATCCTCCTCTCTAAGCTTCTTCGCAGCCTTCTCCCACCATCCCGCCATCTCATCTTCGC contains:
- the LOC125534515 gene encoding vicilin-like seed storage protein At2g18540; this encodes MAASQPNKPTMKEDGEDEMAGWWEKAAKKLREEDAAKLKKKKEEELEEKRKEEERASNAMRAREQALVRKCEEAQKKRLKDFEEGTIKLWAIAAEKKEREEKIFMERVVKEAHLIRKREEEEEEEKKKKKGKGPCSTQ